In Cynocephalus volans isolate mCynVol1 chromosome 3, mCynVol1.pri, whole genome shotgun sequence, one DNA window encodes the following:
- the LFNG gene encoding beta-1,3-N-acetylglucosaminyltransferase lunatic fringe, with translation MLKRCGRRLLLALAGALLACLLVLTSDPPPPQVPAERGRRALRSLAGPSGAAPAPGLGAAPAAPGALAREVHSLSEYFSLLTRARRDADPPPGGASRPADGHPRPPAEPLAPRDVFIAVKTTKKFHRARLDLLLETWISRHKEMTFIFTDGEDEALAWHTGNVVNTNCSAAHSRQALSCKMAVEYDHFIESGRKWFCHVDDDNYVNLRALLRLLASYPHTRDVYIGKPSLDRPIQATERVSENKVRPVHFWFATGGAGFCISRGLALKMSPWASGGHFMSTAERIRLPDDCTIGYIVEALLGVPLIRSGLFHSHLENLQQVPTSELHEQVTLSYGMFENKRNAVHVKGPFSVEADPSRFRSIHCHLYPDTPWCPRTAIF, from the exons ATGCTGAAACGCTGCGGCCGGCGCCTGCTGCTGGCGCTGGCGGGCGCGCTGCTCGCCTGCCTGCTGGTGCTCACCTCCGACCCGCCGCCGCCCCAGGTACCCGCCGAGCGCGGCCGGCGCGCGCTGCGCAGCCTGGCTGGTCCCTCGGGGGCGGCCCCGGCGCCCGGGCTGGGGGCGGCGCCGGCGGCTCCCGGAGCGCTGGCCCGTGAGGTGCACAGTCTGTCCGAGTACTTCAGCCTGCTGACCCGCGCGCGTAGAGACGCGGACCCGCCGCCTGGGGGCGCCTCCCGCCCCGCCGACGGCCACCCGCGGCCTCCGGCCGAGCCGCTTGCGCCCCGAGACGTCTTCATCGCAGTCAAGACCACCAAAAAGTTTCACCGTGCGCGCCTTGACCTGCTGCTCGAGACCTGGATCTCGCGCCACAAGGAGATG ACATTTATCTTCACCGATGGGGAGGACGAAGCCCTGGCCTGGCACACGG GCAATGTGGTCAACACTAACTGCTCGGCCGCCCACAGCCGCCAGGCTCTGTCCTGCAAGATGGCTGTGGAGTACGACCACTTCATCGAATCTGGGAGGAA GTGGTTCTGCCATGTGGACGATGATAACTACGTGAACCTGCGGGCTTTGCTGCGGCTGCTGGCCAGCTACCCGCACACACGGGACGTTTACATAGGCAAGCCCAGCCTGGACCGGCCCATCCAGGCCACCGAGCGGGTCAGCGAGAACAAGGTG CGTCCTGTCCACTTCTGGTTTGCCACTGGTGGGGCTGGCTTCTGCATCAGCCGTGGACTGGCCCTGAAGATGAGCCCATGGGCCAG CGGGGGCCACTTCATGAGCACAGCCGAGCGGATCCGGCTGCCAGATGACTGCACCATTGGCTACATTGTGGAGGCCCTGCTGGGTGTGCCCCTCATTCGCAGCGGCCTCTTCCACTCCCACCTGGAGAACCTCCAGCAGGTGCCCACTTCCGAGCTCCACGAGCAG GTGACCCTGAGCTATGGCATGTTTGAAAACAAGCGGAATGCCGTCCACGTGAAGGGGCCCTTCTCAGTGGAGGCTGACCCAtctag GTTCCGCTCCATCCACTGCCACCTGTACCCGGACACACCCTGGTGTCCCCGCACTGCCATCTTCTAG